A genomic window from Pyricularia oryzae 70-15 chromosome 7, whole genome shotgun sequence includes:
- a CDS encoding autophagy-like protein 3: MNSLYSVVNTLRDRYAPVSHTSTFRQTGEITPEEFVAAGDYLVFKFPTWSWGDADSESRRASHLPPGKQFLVTRNVPCNRRLNENFAGDAGLEEAVVDDGDEFKGSKGDDDGWLRTGGLSSSQPLKAREVRTVDDAGNAGERAQPDDDDDIPDMEDEEDDEAIIRDTDASGQTSSRRTYTLYIMYSPYYRTPRLYLSGYGANGQPLPPHNMMEDIMGDYKDKTVTLEDFPFFANNIKMASVHPCKHAPVMKTLLDRADAALKLRREKLKTGDASGQQAGLEGLADEFNKLGVSGKGDASKIDKNDEWEDIQHDDVADQEVAIRVDQYLVVFLKFIASVTPGIEHDFTMGV; the protein is encoded by the exons ATGAATAGCCTCTACTCCGTCGTCAACACCCTCCGCGACCGATACGCACCGGTATCGCACACATCCACGTTTCGGCAAACAGGCGAAATCACACCAGAGGAGTTCGTAGCGGCCGGTGACTACCTTGTCTTCAAGTTCCCGACGTGGAGCTGGGGAGATGCAGACTCGGAGAGCCGACGAGCAAGCCACCTGCCTCCCGGGAAGCAGTTTCTCGTCACCCGCAATGTTCCCTGTAACCGGCGGCTGAATGAGAATTTCGCCGGCGATGCAGGTCTTGAGGAGGCTGTCGTCGACGATGGTGACGAGTTCAAGGGCAGCAAAGGAGATGATGATGGCTGGCTACGCACAGGAGGCTTGTCTAGCTCACAACCGCTCAAGGCCCGTGAGGTCCGGACTGTTGATGATGCGGGCAATGCGGGCGAGCGGGCGCAGcccgatgacgatgatgacatTCCTGACATGGAGGATGAAGAGGACGATGAAGCGATCATTCGCGACACTGATGCGTCGGGACAAACTAG CAGCCGTCGGACGTATACCCTGTACATCATGTACTCCCCTTACTACCGGACACCTCGTCTCTACTTGTCCGGATATGGTGCCAACGGACAGCCCCTGCCGCCGCATAACATGATGGAGGACATCATGGGCGATTACAAAGACAAGACGGTCACTCTTGAAGACTTTCCCTTCTTTGCCAACAACATCAAGATGGCCAGTGTGCACCCTTGCAAACATGCGCCCGTCATGAAGACGCTCCTAGACCGAGCCGATGCCGCACTGAAGCTTCGGAGGGAAAAGCTCAAGACTGGCGACGCTTCTGGCCAACAAGCGGGCCTGGAAGGATTAGCCGATGAGTTTAACAAACTTGGCGTCTCTGGAAAGGGCGATGCTTCCAAGATAGACAAGAATGATGAGTGGGAAGACATTCAGCACGACGATGTCGCAGATCAGGAGGTTGCCATTCGGGTAGATCAGTACCTTGTTGTTTTCCTCAAG TTTATTGCCAGCGTCACCCCAGGTATTGAACATGACTTTACGATGGGCGTCTAG
- a CDS encoding IMP-specific 5'-nucleotidase 1 — MSEEAHRRYAEIMRDVETMIDDHSKSTQTNPQTPSFTLCFFHQNDENPFPSKLKLLVPSIGPFFTRLPLEAAFKFQDRKRYISSRRFVSPSFNDVRLILNSAQIMAVTTYGTLQLATFDGDVTLYDDGKSLEPDSPVIPRMMDLLHKNVKIGIVTAAGYTTADRYYARLHGLLDSMASSSTLTDQQKQNLIVMGGEANYLFQFDSSAPHLLSAVPRERWLTPEMATWNEGDIKNMLDVAESALNDCVKNLNLPATVMRKDRAVGIIPRDPDVRIARESLEETVLVVQKILELSTAGRAGRVPFCAFNGGNDVFVDIGDKSWGVTVCQQWFAGGSTDKFIRGENTLHVGDQFLSAGANDFRARSVGTTAWIASPAETVELLDELAELMGKKLS, encoded by the exons ATGTCAGAGGAGGCTCATAGGCGTTATGCCGAGATCATGAGAGACGTCGAAACAATGATCGATGACCACAGCAAGTCAACCCAAACCAATCCTCAAACCCCATCTTTTACCCTTTGCT TCTTTCACCAAAATGACGAGAATCCCTTTCCTTCAAAGCTCAAGCTGCTCGTGCCCAGCATCGGGCCCTTCTTCACGCGCTTGCCTTTGGAAGCAGCTTTCAAATTTCAGGATAGAAAGCGATACATCTCGTCGCGGCGATTCGTTTCCCCGTCTTTCAACGATGTCCGACTCATCCTCAACTCGGCTCAGATCATGGCCGTTACCACCTATGGGACGTTGCAGCTAGCTACCTTTGATGGTGATGTGACTCTGTATGACGACGGGAAGAGTCTAGAGCCAGATAGCCCTGTGATACCTCGGATGATGG ATTTACTTCACAAAAACGTCAAGATTGGTATCGTCACGGCCGCTGGCTACACGACAGCTGACCGGTACTACGCTCGTCTGCACGGACTTCTCGACAGCATGGCCTCCAGCTCGACCTTGACAGACCAGCAAAAGCAAAACCTGATCGTCATGGGCGGTGAGGCTAACTACCTCTTCCAGTTCGACTCTTCAGCACCGCACCTCCTGTCGGCAGTGCCGCGCGAGCGCTGGCTGACCCCGGAGATGGCGACGTGGAACGAAGGCGACATCAAGAACATGCTCGACGTGGCCGAGAGCGCGCTCAACGACTGCGTCAAGAACCTGAACCTGCCCGCCACCGTGATGCGCAAGGATCGCGCCGTGGGCATCATCCCGCGTGACCCGGACGTCCGCATCGCGCGCGAGAGTCTCGAGGAGACTGTGCTGGTCGTGCAAAAGATACTCGAGCTCAGCACCGCGGGCAGGGCGGGTCGGGTGCCGTTCTGCGCATTCAACGGCGGCAACGACGTCTTTGTCGACATTGGCGACAAGTCCTGGGGTGTCACGGTCTGCCAGCAGTGGTTCGCGGGCGGGAGCACCGACAAGTTCATCCGCGGCGAGAACACGCTCCACGTGGGCGATCAGTTCCTCAGTGCGGGCGCAAACGACTTTAGGGCGAGGAGCGTCGGCACCACGGCTTGGATTGCCAGCCCGGCCGAGACGGTGGAGTTGTTGGACGAGCTGGCTGAGCTGATGGGGAAGAAGCTGTCATAG
- a CDS encoding dolichyl-phosphate-mannose-protein mannosyltransferase 1, with protein MARQAVAKAAPAPMRAETPPIDKGGNKVAQKPKNKPKSKSSTDYTSEGVEDNDVFLLPISDYQWMFAITALAAAVRLFRIYQPTSVVFDEVHFGGFASKYIKGRFFMDVHPPLAKLLITLAGWLAGFDGNFDFKEIGKDYLEPKVPYVAMRMFPAICGILLAPTMFLTLKALGCRTIIASMGAGLIIFENGLLTQARLILLDSPLMITTAFSVLAFVSFTNQHEQGPSKAFGPSWWFWLAMTGLGLGANFSVKWVGLFTIAWVGALTLVQLWVLLGDTKNVTMKTFYKHFLARAVCLIMIPAGVYMGMFAIHFLCLVNPGEGDGFMSSEFQSTLNSKGMQDVPADVLMGSRVAIRHLNTQGGYLHSHPLMYPTGSKQQQITLYPHKDENNLWFLENQTQPVDANGVQINGTNAWDKVTPLPYIQDGAVIRIYHIATHRRLHSHDVRPPVTEAEWQNEVSAYGYEGFDGDANDFFRVEIVKKKSAKGAAQDRLRTLETKFRLVHVMTGCVLFSHKVKLPEWASEQQEVTCARGGTLPNSLWYIESNEHAQLNETAERVNYRNPGFLGKFIELNTVMWKTNAGLVESHAWDSRPDSWPLLKRGINFWGKERRQIYLIGNPVVWWSSTLAVVIYAVFKGIAVLRWQRNYKDYNNVVFKRFDYEIGSSVLGWALHYFPFYLMQRQLFLHHYFPALYFAIMAWCQVMDFSLSRFRGFGIRENPIIVRAAAVGFLAISIVAFLLLSPLAYGNTWTRPECQRVKLLSGWDFDCNAFPDTYEAYQITTPQNPVVAQTPQQSVNAQPPPPQMKPKEDGGEKKDINQDQQQAVISGAPNPALAVDNSEVLPGGQRVLSREERVEYRDDKGNLLNEEQVKALQGKVEFKTRYETRTRVVDDQGNEILNAVIPPQAEEPKQPVVEAPPAPKNDGPKDPVNPAGVAPPHPDVEGADKSTKQPVKDVAAESLVKDETLSQDGTKEKEQSKAKPASENNEATGASSAAAPAS; from the exons ATGGCTCGCCAGGCTGTCGCAAAGGCGGCTCCCGCCCCGATGCGGGCGGAAACACCGCCGATCGACAAGGGCGGCAACAAGGTCGCACAGAAGCCCAAAAACAAGCCCAAGTCCAAATCCTCGACCGACTACACATCCGAGGGCGTCGAGGATAACGATGTGTTCCTGCTGCCCATCTCCGACTACCAGTGGATGTTTGCCATCACTGCGTTGGCCGCTGCCGTGCGCCTGTTCCGGATATACCAACCTACAAGTGTCGTCTTCGACGAGGTCCA CTTCGGTGGTTTCGCTTCCAAGTATATCAAGGGCCGCTTCTTCATGGATGTTCACCCACCTTTGGCCAAGCTTCTGATCACTTTGGCCGGctggttggccggttttgaTGGCAACTTTGACTTCAAGGAGATTGGAAAGGACTACCTTGAACCCAAGGTCCCATACGTCGCGATGCGCATGTTCCCTGCCATTTGCGGTATTCTGCTGGCCCCCACTATGTTCCTCACCCTGAAGGCCCTCGGCTGCCGGACTATAATCGCCTCTATGGGTGCCGGCTTGATCATCTTTG AGAACGGTCTCCTCACCCAGGCTCGGTTGATCCTGCTCGATTCGCCCCTTATGATCACCACTGCCTTTAGCGTCCTCGCCTTTGTTTCATTCACTAATCAGCACGAGCAGGGTCCCAGCAAGGCTTTCGGCCCAAGCTGGTGGTTCTGGCTGGCAATGACCGGTCTTGGTCTGGGAGCCAACTTCAGCGTCAAGTGGGTTGGTCTCTTTACCATTGCCTGGGTTGGAGCCCTGACTTTGGTTCAGCTGTGGGTTCTTCTCGGCGACACGAAGAACGTGACTATG AAAACCTTCTACAAGCATTTCTTGGCTCGCGCTGTCTGTCTCATCATGATCCCCGCGGGTGTCTACATGGGCATGTTCGCCATCCACTTCCTGTGCCTGGTGAACCCCGGCGAGGGAGATGGTTTCATGAGCTCCGAGTTCCAGTCCACCCTGAACTCCAAGGGCATGCAAGATGTGCCCGCCGACGTCCTGATGGGCAGCCGTGTCGCAATCCGCCATCTTAACACCCAGGGTGGCTACCTCCACTCTCACCCCCTTATGTACCCCACCGGCAGCAAGCAGCAACAGATCACCCTGTACCCCCACAAGGACGAGAACAACTTGTGGTTCTTGGAGAACCAGACTCAGCCCGTGGATGCCAACGGTGTGCAGATCAACGGCACCAACGCATGGGACAAGGTCACTCCTCTCCCGTATATCCAGGATGGCGCCGTCATCCGTATTTATCACATCGCTACGCATCGCCGCCTGCACTCTCACGATGTCCGCCCCCCGGTCACAGAGGCCGAGTGGCAGAACGAGGTTTCGGCCTACGGTTACGAGGGCTTTGACGGTGATGCCAATGACTTCTTCCGTGTAGAAATTGTCAAGAAGAAGTCGGCCAAGGGCGCTGCCCAGGATCGCCTGCGCACTCTTGAGACCAAGTTTAGGCTGGTGCACGTGATGACTGGATGTGTTCTCTTCTCCCACAAGGTCAAACTTCCTGAGTGGGCGTCAGAGCAGCAGGAGGTCACATGCGCGCGTGGTGGAACCCTGCCAAACAGCTTGTGGTACATTGAGTCCAACGAGCACGCGCAGCTGAACGAAACCGCCGAGAGGGTCAACTACCGCAACCCTGGCTTCTTGGGCAAGTTTATCGAGCTTAACACTGTCATGTGGAAGACCAACGCCGGTCTGGTCGAGTCTCACGCCTGGGACTCTCGCCCTGACTCGTGGCCGCTGTTGAAGCGCGGAATCAACTTTTGGGGCAAGGAGCGCCGCCAGATCTACCTCATCGGCAACCCCGTCGTCTGGTGGAGCTCGACTCTTGCCGTTGTTATCTACGCCGTCTTCAAGGGCATTGCTGTCCTCCGCTGGCAGCGCAACTACAAAGACTACAACAACGTCGTATTCAAGCGATTCGACTACGAGATCGGATCCTCTGTCTTGGGATGGGCTCTGCACTACTTCCCCTTCTACTTGATGCAGCGTCAGCTCTTCCTGCACCACTACTTCCCTGCTCTGTACTTTGCCATCATGGCTTGGTGCCAGGTCATGGACTTTAGCTTGAGCAGGTTCCGGGGTTTCGGTATCCGCGAGAACCCTATTATTGTCAGGGCAGCTGCCGTCGGCTTCCTGGCAATCTCCATCGTGGCATTCTTGCTCTTATCCCCTCTTGCCTATGGTAACACTTGGACTAGGCCCGAGTGCCAGCGCGTCAAGCTTCTGAGCGGCTGGGACTTTGACTGCAACGCATTCCCTGATACC TACGAGGCCTACCAGATCACCACTCCTCAGAACCCGGTTGTTGCGCAGACTCCGCAACAGTCGGTAAACGCgcagccgccgcccccgCAGATGAAGCCCAAGGAGGACGGCGGCGAGAAGAAGGACATCAACCAAGACCAGCAACAGGCGGTGATCTCGGGAGCTCCCAACCCGGCTCTGGCAGTCGACAACAGCGAGGTGCTCCCGGGCGGGCAGCGGGTGCTCTCGCGGGAGGAGCGGGTCGAGTACCGAGACGACAAGGGCAACCTGCTCAACGAGGAGCAGGTCAAGGCCCTGCAGGGCAAGGTCGAGTTCAAGACGCGCTACGAGACGCGGACGCGCGTCGTCGACGATCAAGGGAACGAGATTCTCAACGCCGTGATTCCTCCCCAGGCCGAAGAGCCCAAGCAGCCGGTGGTGGAGGCTCCCCCCGCGCCAAAAAACGATGGGCCCAAGGACCCCGTAAACCCGGCTGGCGTCGCCCCGCCTCACCCTGATGTTGAGGGCGCCGACAAGAGCACCAAGCAGCCCGTCAAGGACGTCGCCGCCGAGAGCCTGGTCAAGGACGAGACCCTCAGCCAGGACGGgaccaaggagaaggagcagAGCAAGGCCAAGCCCGCCAGCGAGAATAATGAGGCTACCGGTGCCAGCtccgctgctgctcctgcttCGTAG
- a CDS encoding 60S ribosomal protein L21-B, which yields MGHPAGLRAGTRYAFSRAHRQKGMIRLSTYLRQYRVGDIVDIKANGAVQKGMPHKVYHGKTGVVYNVTKSAVGVIIYKKVKHRYIEKRINLRIEHVVHSRSREGFLRRVKENAEAKRKAKAEGTTIQLKRQALQPREERTVSTKDNKPISLAPVAYETTI from the exons ATGGGACACCCGGCGGGCTTGA GGGCGGGCACGCGCTATGCATTCTCCAGGGCACACCGGCAGAAGGGAATGATCCGGCTGAGTACCTATCTACGCCAATACCG GGTCGGAGACATCGTTGATATCAAGGCCAACGGTGCTGTTCAGAAGGG TATGCCTCACAAGGTCTACCACGGTAAGACCGGTGTCGTCTACAACGTTACCAAGTCGGCCGTCGGCGTCATCATCTACAAGAAGGTCAAGCACCGCTACATCGAGAAGCGCATCAACCTGAGGATCGAGCACGTTGTCCACTCTCGCTCGCGTGAGGGCTTCCTTCGCCGCGTCAAAGAGAACGCCGAGGCCAAGAGGAAGGCCAAGGCCGAAGGCACCACCATCCAGCTCAAGCGCCAGGCTCTCCAGCCCCGTGAGGAGAGGACCGTCTCCACCAAGGACAACAAGCCCATCAGCCTTGCTCCCGTCGCCTACGAGACCACGATTTAA
- a CDS encoding 40S ribosomal protein S9 — translation MVRPSYSKTAKVPRRPFEAARLDSELKLVGEFGLKNKREVWRVQLTLSKIRRAARQLLTLDEKDPKRLFEGNALIRRLVRVGVLDESRMKLDYVLALKVEDFLERRLQTCVYKLGLAKSIHHARVLIRQRHIRVGKQIVNVPSFVVRLDSQKHIDFALTSPFGGGRPGRVRRKKAKSAEGGEDAGDDEDEE, via the exons ATGGTTCGCCCCTCATACTCCAAGACGGCCAA GGTGCCGCGTCGTCCCTTCGAGGCCGCTCGATT GGACTCTGAGCTGAAGCTCGTCGGCGAGTTCGGTCTCAAGAACAAGCGTGAGGTCTGGCGTGTCCAGCTCACTCTGTCCAAGATTCGTCGTGCTGCCCG TCAGCTTCTTACCCTCGACGAGAAGGACCCCAAGCGCCTGTTCGAGGGTAACGCCTTGATTCGCCGTCTGGTGCGTGTCGGTGTTCTTGACGAGTCGCGCATGAAGCTCGATTACGTTCTTGCCCTCAAGGTCGAGGACTTCCTGGAGCGCCGTCTCCAGACCTGCGTCTACAAGCTTGGTCTCGCCAAGTCCATCCACCACGCCCGTGTCCTCATTCGCCAGCGCCACATCCGCGTCGGCAAGCAGATCGTCAACGTCCCCTCGTTCGTCGTCCGTCTCGACTCCCAGAAGCACATCGACTTCGCCCTTACCTCGCCATTTGGCGGTGGCCGTCCCGGCCGTGTCCGCAGAAAGAAGGCCAAGTCCGCCGAGGGTGGTGAGGACGCCGGCGAtgatgaggacgaggagtAA